In Microbulbifer elongatus, the DNA window CCCGCTGACCTACCTGGGTGGGGTCTTTTACTCCATTGAGCTGCTGTCACCATTCTGGCAGGGGCTGTCGAAGCTAAACCCCATCCTCTATATGGTGAATGCCTTCCGCTACGGGGTGTTGGGTGTATCCGATATTAATGTGGGCTGGGCGTTTGCCGGAGTGCTGGCGTTTATTGTGGCGCTGTCGGCGTGGGCCTTGCATTTGATGCGTCACGGCAAGCGTCTGCGTCACTGACGGAAGATTAAGGTGTTCGCCTGCAGGCAAATGAATCGTTGGATCAAATAGATGAACCGAGAAGACTGGCAAAACCTCCCCCTGGGGCAGGAAACCACCTACGAAGCAAAATACAACCCGACCCTGTTGCACCCCATTCCCCGTGCCGTATCCCGCGCGCAGCTGGGGCTGGATGGTGAATCGCTTCCTTTCAGCGGTGCGGACGAGTGGTGGGGCTTCGAGCTGTCCTGGTTGAGCCCCAAGGGGGTGCCACAGGTCGCCGTAGCCCGCTTCCGCTTCGCCGCGTCCAGCCCGTTCATGATCGAGTCCAAGTCATTCAAGCTGTACCTGAACTCGCTGAATCAGAGCGAATTTGCGTCTGCAGATGCGGTGTGCAGGGTGCTGGAGCAGGACCTGAGTGCCGCCGCAGGCAATGATGTGTGCGTGACCCTGTATGACGTCGAAAGCGTGGAACTGGCGGTGCAGAAACCCCGGGGAGTCTGTGTGGATCATCAGGAGATCGAAGCCCGGCAGTACCAGCCGGATGCGGGGTTGCTAAAACTGGCGGCCGGTGGCGAGACGGTAGAGGAAACGCTTTACAGTCACCTGTTGCGCAGTAACTGCCCGGTCACCGGTCAGCCGGACTGGGCCACGGTGACCATTGAATATGCCGGGCCGGCGTTGGATCAGCAGGCGCTGCTGGCCTACATCATCTCCTTTCGCGAGCACCAGGACTTCCACGAGCATTGTGTAGAGCGTATCTACTGTGACCTGCAGGCGCTGGCCGATTTCCAGCACCTGACCGTCTGCGCCCGTTACACCCGCCGCGGTGGGTTGGATATCAATCCCTTGAGAACATCCTCTGGCAGAATTGAGTTTCCCGGGCGTTTTGCCCGACAGTAGTCGCCTGATTCAATTTAGCATATCAAGTGATTGAGCCGAGCGAGGGTGCGGCTATCCTGAGAGCTGATATTCCTTTGAAACAAGCAATTACTCCTCGTTCCACTTTATTGATCATCCTCGTTGGATAAATTTTGCACTCTATAGGTGCGCGGTTCTAGCGCTATCGCGCCGATTCCGGAAATCGAGTTTCTTTGCTGGATCTGATAAAGCAACTTTTCTTCTGTGAATTTCCGGTTAGCTGATCGCCGGTTTTCACATCGTTAAATACTTCTTACTGGTCTGCCACGCTTCAGCGATTTCCATCGCCACGGCAGACACCACCGTAGGCCTCTACACCCCTCTGAGCGCTCATAGGCAGCGGCACCCAAGTACTGCTCTCGCTCTATCAGCATCAGTTCGTTGAGCAGCACTTTGAGGGCCGACGCCAGGCCATCAAATCCTTGCTCTGACAGGATTTCAGCGACAACGGTAATTGCGGTATTCTCATTGTCGCAGGTCAAGGTCAGTTCCTTTTGAGGCTGACCTTGTTTGGCGACAATCAGTCTAACCGTGGCCTGGTCCTAAATCATGTGCAGGCGAATATATAGAAGGGATGGTGCACGACCTACTAGAGTGATAATTGAGGTTTATTTATTTCCGTCGATTTTAGTCAGTTCTTCTAGGGTTTTTAATGGATGAAAAGTTTTACTGAGGCAAAATGGTGGTCGATTGCGTGCGTAATTGGTTTCGTACTGGTTTTATATTGTGGATGGAGGATGAGTGGAGCGATCGATGGTGGCCAGTGGGGTTGGGGGGCGGGGAAAGAGCCTGATCTTACTGGTGATCAGCAGAATGTGAATGCTGGTTATTCAGCAGTTCGTGATCGTGAGAGCAGCCTGTTGAATGCAGCTTCTGAAGCGGTCAACTTCGTGCCAACGGAAAATAATGGTTTAACCGGTCCCCCCGCCGATGTTTACGGACAGGATCTCGGGACAAAAAGTGATGAGGAAGATTGGTGCAGTTTGAGTGAGCTTTCCGAACAGTCACAGGCAGATGTTAGTGCGGAATTGGATGAGTGGAGACGAGGCCTAGGCTACGACGCCATTGGTACGCAAAATAGGCCAAACTCTATGAATTATCAAGATTATAATTTATCGACTTTACGCTCTTTGGCCGGCCAGGGCGACTTCTATGCGATATATCAACTTTTAGAACGCCCGGAAGTTACCCAAGAAGAAAAGAAATCTTTAGCTCATGAAGCACTAGTTTACGGTGCGACGACTACGATCGCTCAGTATGCAGCGGCTCCAAATCCTGAGCTTTCTAGGTTGATTAAGGCGGGGAAACCTGAAGCCGCAAAACAACTTTTGATAGAAGAGCTAGCTTGGGGAGAGTATGCAGCGATTCGGGGCGATTATACCGTGTTCGGTACAACAGTGAGGAGCTACCAGAACCGTTTGAAGTTATTTGGCGATGCTGTACGGTTATCTAATGAGGACCTTAAAACGATTTCTGCTATGGCGCATGAGAATGTCGAAAGCATCAACGCTGAGCGTACCGCCCGCGGGCTGGGGGAATTGAGTTTGTCTCCCCCAAAGAGCGCTAAAAAAATGTTTGAACGAAAGGTTGGCTCCATATTAAGCGGTGGTTACGATCTCAATTATGGTCGCCAATTCCTGCAGGCTAACTCGTGTGTCGAAAGGCATCTTGAATTTTTTACTCGACTCAAAAAAAGTGGAGAAACTGGTGGTTAAGCCGGATACTTCGCGAGAAGTAGGGGTGTCAGTAGGGGGAAGCCAGCGTAAGAGAGTTGTATTTCAAACTAGCTAGACAGACTTTGCGTTCTATCTCTTTCAGGCTGGCTATTTTGGCAACAGGTTTACTGTGGGGGAGGTTGTTGAAGCGGCCTCAGCCATCTGTTGTATAGTAGCTGGCTGGTGCTGGTCAGCCCGCTAGATCGCAGCCTTTCGCGAGCAACGAGGGGGTTCACGAGTACTGCAGGAAGCGTATCAATTGCGACCTGAAAAATTGACGAAGTTTGGTGTGCGATCAGTCTTCTCCACCCTCAACATGGCGCCTGCGTCCAGGTATTCCAAGCGTGAGTAGCCACAATGGCTTTGACCGTTTCAGCTCGCGGTAGGCATTTGTGCGTAGCAACCAGATGAACGGAAGGCGTAAGGCCATGTAGCTCTGCCGTTTCTATCAGGCCGTATAGTGCGGCACTGCCTTTATCCCTGTTCGGGGGTGGGTTCTCACTGAATAGTTAGTTCTTGCGGCTG includes these proteins:
- the queF gene encoding NADPH-dependent 7-cyano-7-deazaguanine reductase QueF (Catalyzes the NADPH-dependent reduction of 7-cyano-7-deazaguanine (preQ0) to 7-aminomethyl-7-deazaguanine (preQ1) in queuosine biosynthesis), whose translation is MNREDWQNLPLGQETTYEAKYNPTLLHPIPRAVSRAQLGLDGESLPFSGADEWWGFELSWLSPKGVPQVAVARFRFAASSPFMIESKSFKLYLNSLNQSEFASADAVCRVLEQDLSAAAGNDVCVTLYDVESVELAVQKPRGVCVDHQEIEARQYQPDAGLLKLAAGGETVEETLYSHLLRSNCPVTGQPDWATVTIEYAGPALDQQALLAYIISFREHQDFHEHCVERIYCDLQALADFQHLTVCARYTRRGGLDINPLRTSSGRIEFPGRFARQ